From the Cryptomeria japonica chromosome 2, Sugi_1.0, whole genome shotgun sequence genome, one window contains:
- the LOC131061999 gene encoding bifunctional levopimaradiene synthase, chloroplastic: MLHSLCPRLNLVSKPRTKSTQHLSNGCPPFTNYSRARSLDCHNMPSSVIVEENAKTLHAAATAHPEPKIYPNAGKPDYVHSNVKLEEAPLALDEMDKRIEALVAEIKEVFNSVEDGEISPSAYDTARVARVPAIDGSAEPQFPQLLDWILHNQLPDGSWGEDRRFLACDRFLNTLACLVTLTSWGVGNNQVRRGLDFLRRNTEEMIKEAVAFGHHGFEMVFRALLKEAKHLGLDLPYELYIIEQINEKRDSELKKTSVEELHTHPTAMLQCLEGIQEVVDWKDILKLQSKDGSFSGSPASTACVFMHTRDKKCLQFLAGLVTKFEDHVPSMYPVDIAERLRAVDSVERLGLERHFQTEIKQALDYVFQYWGERGIGFGRESLVPDIDVTATGFRLLRMFGYTVSSDVLQNIKGEAEELCKLSDNENGAGVIDMLSVYRCSQVNFPGENVMREIGAFAKDYLAKSLQSNNFSQATAIKDNLRQEVEYALFARWNRNMPRLMTRNHIEVFNPDDLWLGKTLYQMPNASNSKYLELAKLDFNRVQAIHRSEIQHIKRWYKACNFPQLEFTRHREVAIYWTAAAVMLEPQYIDCRLAYAKAGIMAVITDDLYDTYATLEQAKLFNEAFERWDPLQIEHLPEDMRIVFMGLYNTLIDISERTREVQGRDVLPYLRQKWLDLFLRYTRETEWMERRYSPSLDEYWENAVESIALGVTTLTPIFSTGDVLPDHLLQKFDFRAEFLNLVSLTGRLINDVRTFQEERDRGELASCVQCYINDHPGCTEEEALDHLYGVNEDALTNMNYHFLMRLDIPKSFRTLLFNTARVMQLFYRNIDGFLNAAEEMKEFIKKTLYEPLPMLF; this comes from the exons ATGCTCCACAGTTTGTGTCCGCGGCTCAATTTGGTTTCTAAGCCTAGAACTAAATCCACACAACACCTTTCCAATGGTTGCCCGCCTTTTACAAACTACTCGCGCGCAAGGAGTTTAG ATTGCCACAACATGCCATCTTCTGTTATTGTTGAAGAGAATGCGAAAACTCTTCACG CTGCAGCGACAGCGCATCCGGAGCCTAAAATCTATCCTAATGCCGGGAAGCCAGATTATGTTCATTCTAATGTAAAATTGGAGGAG GCACCCTTGGCCTTGGATGAGATGGATAAGCGAATAGAGGCATTGGTTGCGGAGATAAAAGAGGTGTTTAATTCAGTGGAAGATGGGGAAATTAGTCCGTCTGCATACGATACTGCGCGGGTAGCGAGAGTGCCTGCCATTGATGGCTCCGCCGAACCCCAATTCCCCCAATTGCTGGACTGGATTCTTCACAATCAGTTACCCGACGGTTCCTGGGGAGAGGACCGTCGGTTTTTAGCATGTGATAGATTCCTCAATACTCTTGCCTGCCTTGTTACTCTCACCTCCTGGGGCGTTGGAAACAATCAAGTGCGCAGAG GTCTTGATTTCTTAAGGAGAAATACAGAAGAAATGATTAAAGAAGCAGTAGCATTCGGCCATCATGGATTCGAGATGGTTTTTCGTGCACTGCTGAAAGAAGCCAAACACTTGGGTTTGGATCTTCCTTACGAGCTGTATATCATCGAGCAAATAAACGAAAAGAGGGACTCcgaattgaaaaa AACATCTGTTGAAGAGCTCCACACCCATCCCACAGCAATGTTGCAGTGTCTGGAAGGCATACAAGAAGTAGTCGATTGGAAAGACATCCTGAAATTGCAATCCAAGGATGGGTCTTTCTCAGGCTCGCCAGCATCTACAGCTTGTGTATTTATGCACACCAGAGATAAGAAATGCCTACAATTCTTGGCGGGCCTTGTTACAAAGTTTGAAGACCACG TCCCCAGCATGTATCCAGTGGATATAGCAGAGCGTTTGAGAGCCGTAGATAGTGTTGAACGTCTGGGGCTTGAACGCCATTTCCAAACAGAGATCAAACAAGCCTTGGACTATGTGTTCCA GTACTGGGGCGAAAGAGGCATTGGATTTGGAAGGGAAAGCCTGGTTCCAGATATTGATGTCACAGCCACGGGCTTCAGGCTTCTCAGGATGTTCGGCTACACCGTATCTTCAG ACGTTCTACAAAACATTAAAGGTGAAGCTGAAGAACTCTGTAAGCTGTCTGATAATGAAAACGGAGCAGGAGTAATCGACATGCTGAGCGTGTATAGATGCTCACAGGTTAACTTTCCGGGAGAAAATGTAATGAGAGAAATAGGTGCATTTGCCAAAGATTACTTGGCCAAATCCCTGCAAAGCAACAACTTTTCTCAGGCCACGGCTATCAAGGATAACCTTCGCCAAGAG GTTGAATATGCTTTGTTTGCTCGATGGAATAGAAATATGCCTAGGCTGATGACTAGAAATCACATAGAAGTGTTTAATCCCGATGACTTATGGCTGGGGAAGACATTATATCA AATGCCAAATGCGAGCAACAGCAAGTATCTAGAACTAGCGAAACTCGACTTCAACCGCGTTCAGGCTATCCACAGATCCGAAATACAACATATTAAGAG ATGGTACAAGGCTTGCAATTTCCCGCAGCTGGAATTTACTCGTCACAGAGAAGTGGCAATATACTGGACTGCTGCAGCGGTGATGCTTGAACCACAATACATCGATTGTAGACTGGCTTATGCAAAAGCCGGAATCATGGCTGTTATCACAGACGACTTATATGACACCTATGCAACTCTGGAACAGGCCAAGCTCTTCAACGAAGCTTTTGAAAG ATGGGATCCACTGCAAATAGAGCATCTACCAGAGGACATGAGAATAGTTTTCATGGGCCTTTACAACACTTTGATCGATATATCTGAACGAACGCGGGAGGTCCAAGGACGTGATGTGCTTCCTTACCTGCGCCAAAAG TGGTTGGATCTGTTCTTGAGATACACAAGAGAAACAGAGTGGATGGAAAGGCGTTATTCGCCATCATTAGACGAATACTGGGAGAATGCGGTGGAGTCGATAGCACTGGGAGTAACGACCCTGACACCAATATTTTCTACGGGAGACGTTCTTCCTGATCATCTTCTCCAGAAATTTGACTTCCGGGCAGAGTTTCTCAATCTGGTCAGTCTCACAGGGCGTCTCATTAACGACGTCAGAACTTTCCAG GAGGAAAGAGATCGCGGGGAATTGGCTTCATGCGTGCAATGTTACATAAATGATCATCCAGGATGCACGGAAGAAGAAGCCCTCGATCATCTGTACGGAGTGAATGAGGACGCCCTTACCAATATGAACTATCACTTTTTAATGCGTTTAGACATTCCCAAGAGTTTCAGAACTCTTCTTTTCAACACGGCCAGAGTAATGCAATTGTTTTACAGGAACATAGACGGCTTTCTAAACGCCGCCGAAGAGATGAAAGAATTCATTAAAAAGACTCTCTATGAACCCCTTCCTATGCTCTTTTAA
- the LOC131062000 gene encoding cytochrome P450 720B2 isoform X1 — translation MGLGLMVLALAFTLALAALAWWAIGGNGNGNYKDYNLPLPRGATGWPLIGETITFLRAINNPHNPRKLVDHHERKYGPVFRSNLFGSSKTVVTVDPEFSKYVLQNEGRLFHTKYPLSMRTIIGKFSILAVRGELQRKLHGTVNKFLSAEMLSSESIGYIQNIFDLGMRKWEGHNRELHLREEIHKVVLNLMAKKLLDLNLENDMKEIDKLRALHDLAGAIVTMPINIPGSPFAKGIKARNNAAQKDKRVHKGEEGASRSGPQ, via the exons atggGGTTGGGGTTGATGGTGCTAGCATTGGCATTCACGCTGGCCCTTGCAGCGCTGGCGTGGTGGGCGATTGGTGGAAACGGAAATGGAAATTACAAAGATTACAACCTTCCTCTGCCGCGGGGGGCCACAGGATGGCCGCTCATCGGAGAGACAATCACCTTCCTTCGAGccatcaacaaccctcacaacccTCGAAAGTTAGTCGACCACCACGAGCGCAA ATACGGCCCGGTGTTCAGATCGAATTTGTTTGGGAGTTCAAAGACGGTGGTGACGGTGGATCCAGAGTTCAGCAAATATGTGCTGCAAAACGAGGGAAGGCTGTTCCATACCAAATACCCGCTGTCAATGAGAACCATCATTGGCAAATTCAGCATATTGGCGGTGCGCGGCGAACTTCAGAGGAAGCTCCATGGAACTGTTAACAAATTCTTGAGCGCCGAGATGCTGAGCTCGGAATCCATTGGCTATATCCAGAACATCTTTGATTTGGGAATGCGCAAGTGGGAGGGCCACAACAGAGAATTGCATCTTCGGGAGGAGATCCATAAG GTTGTTTTGAATTTGATGGCAAAGAAATTGCTCGACTTAAATCTAGAGAACGATATGAAAGAAATCGACAAACTTAGGGCTCTTCATGACCTGGCAGGGGCGATCGTAACCATGCCCATCAACATTCCGGGCTCGCCTTTCGCTAAGGGAATCAAG GCCAGGAATAACGCTGCACAAAAAGATAAACGAGTGCATAAAGGAGAGGAAGGAGCATCCAGAAGCGGTCCGCAGTGA
- the LOC131062000 gene encoding cytochrome P450 720B2 isoform X2, translating into MSLFVASYETRTSKALTFAVKFLTDSPRALKEMRAEHDALVRLSGNGKLTWDDYASMNFTHCVIKETLRLGNVAPAVFRETAQDIKTKDFVIPKGWAALVLLNSTHLDEKNYPEALTFNPWRWQHEPPLELSKDPWFLCFGGGARFCPGYQFAKLEMALFLHCFITKFRWEAVEEDHLHYFPYTYMVKGLPLRLSPLQ; encoded by the exons ATGTCTCTCTTCGTTGCCTCTTACGAGACTAGGACCTCTAAAGCCCTCACTTTTGCTGTAAAATTTCTCACTGACAGCCCGCGGGCGTTGAAGGAAATGAGG GCGGAGCATGACGCCCTGGTGCGCCTCAGTGGCAATGGAAAGCTCACCTGGGACGACTACGCCTCCATGAATTTCACCCATTGC GTGATCAAGGAAACTCTACGACTGGGCAACGTTGCGCCTGCTGTTTTCAGAGAGACGGCACAAGACATCAAAACCAAAG ATTTTGTGATTCCCAAGGGATGGGCAGCGTTGGTGTTGCTGAACAGCACACATCTGGATGAGAAAAACTACCCCGAAGCTCTCACATTCAATCCATGGCGCTGGCAACACGAACCTCCTCTG GAGCTTTCCAAGGATCCATGGTTCCTGTGTTTTGGGGGAGGTGCCAGGTTTTGCCCTGGATATCAGTTTGCCAAACTTGAGATGGCTCTCTTTCTCCATTGCTTCATTACCAAATTCAG GTGGGAGGCAGTGGAAGAAGATCATCTACATTACTTTCCATACACATATATGGTAAAGGGTCTTCCCCTTCGTCTCTCCCCTCTACAGTGA